A stretch of the Vitis riparia cultivar Riparia Gloire de Montpellier isolate 1030 chromosome 13, EGFV_Vit.rip_1.0, whole genome shotgun sequence genome encodes the following:
- the LOC117928524 gene encoding pentatricopeptide repeat-containing protein At1g55890, mitochondrial-like, with product MSSLARRLRGIFTSPLPATTKTPAKTIKRSSSNNSRLKEMVDKFKKSSDSKRFRSRYGYYEKAVLTLAKAKKFSFIEDILEHQKQYNEISTKVFAVRLMTLYGKAGMFEHAHKLFDEMPKLNCERSVMSFNALLSACVNSKKFDKIDGFFQELPGNLGIVPDVVSYNIIVNAFCEMGHWIQHFRCLMRWRRLAWSLI from the coding sequence ATGTCGTCTCTGGCTCGTCGTCTCCGTGGCATCTTCACCTCACCTCTGCCGGCCACCACCAAAACTCCAGCTAAAACCATCAAGCGTTCGTCTTCCAATAACTCTAGACTTAAAGAAATGGTCGACAAGTTCAAGAAATCCTCAGACTCCAAGCGATTCCGATCCCGCTACGGGTACTACGAGAAAGCGGTCCTCACACTAGCCAAGGCCAAAAAATTCTCATTCATCGAAGACATCCTGGAACACCAAAAACAGTACAATGAGATCTCCACCAAAGTCTTCGCGGTCAGACTCATGACTCTATATGGGAAAGCGGGCATGTTTGAGCATGCCCACAAACTGTTCGATGAAATGCCAAAGCTGAACTGCGAACGCAGCGTCATGTCTTTCAATGCTCTTTTGTCAGCGTGCGTTAATTCGAAGAAGTTTGATAAGATTGATGGGTTTTTCCAAGAGTTACCGGGGAACTTAGGGATTGTCCCCGACGTCGTTTCATACAATATTATTGTTAATGCATTTTGTGAGATGGGTCATTGGATTCAGCACTTTCGGTGCTTGATGAGATGGAGAAGGTTGGCTTGGAGCCTGATTTGA